CATGGATCCCCAGCAGACTATTGGATGTGGAATCGCAGTCGTGTAGTGATTGAAGCCCCCAGCCGTGTGCTGCTGATCGGGTTTCATTTTGTGCTGACATGATCGTCGCGTGTGGGTGGCGCCCAGCTCCAATTTTGCTTCACGTCGTCTGCGGAGAAGCTCTCCCCGGGTCGTACTGTTTCAGGGCGTCGCGGGGATAAATGGAGCGAACGCGTTCTTGAAGCTCTTTGACCCAGCGCGCGGTCCCTTTTCATCCCTGGGCCCCCAAGCCCGCCACGATGTAGAGACGGGCGCGCGTCTTTGCTGGTACTCAGGGACTCGTCGCGCTCTCGACCGACTCGCCATCCAAGGATGCATCTCGGCTGCGGACGTGCCAGTAGGCGAGAAATCGTCGTGGCGCTGCTTGTCATTGCCGGGCTTTGGCACTTTAGCGACGTGATATGGTTTGAGCCGACTGAGtttgagcgcctcgagcgaTGGATGAACCACGATGCGCTGCGTTCGGACGTGTACACCACCTACACTCAGAGCAGCTTTGACTGGAGCAGCGTCCGACACAGCAATCGACCCAAGGTGCTGACCGCGCTGCCGAAGCCCCTGTCGGACGACGCGATGCCTACCGTGCAGCACTGTTTCGAGAACgagacgcccgacgaggccaggGTTCGCATCGCAAGGCTCACCGAGGTGCGGCGGCTCTTCCAGGCCAACTGGGCCAGCTACCGGCGCTTCGCATGGGGCAAGGACGCGCTGATGCCCGTGTCTGGCGGCGCCATAGACCAGTTctcgggctgggcggcgacgctggtggACTCGCTCGACACGCTCTGGATCATgggcctgcgcgaggagttcgacgaggcggtcgccGAGGTGGCGCGCATCGACTTTGGccggtcgacgtcgccgcgcgtCAACATGTTCGAGACGACCATACGCTACCTGGGCGGGCTCATGGCGGCGTACGACctgagcggccgcggcgtgctgctgcgcaaggcCGTTGAGCTGGGCGACTTGATCTACGCGGGCTTCAACACGGAGAACGGCATGCCCGTCGACTTCATCGActtcgaggcggccaagcgcggcgacgtgctGCAGGTCGAGGAACGCGTCGTGTCCGCGTCGCCCGGTACCCTGTCGCTCGAGCTGGCGCACCTGTCGCAGCTAACCGGGGACGCCAAGTACTACGACGCAGCGTCGAGGGTCATGGACGTCTTCTACCGTGCGCAGAACAGCACGGAGCTGCCGGGCGCCTGGCCCATCTGGGTGTCGATGAAGCACCAGGACCTCACCACGGGGGGCGCCTTTACGCTCGGCGGCTCCCAGGACTCGCTGTACGAATACCTCCCCAAGAtgcaccagctgctgcggggcggcgacggcaagtacgagaccatggccaagacgttcctcgagacggccgacaaGTACTTTCTGTTCCGGCCGATGCTACCGGGCGGAGAGGACATCCTGCTCCCGGGCAACGTCAACGTcttggacggcggcgcggagctcGACCCAGAGACGGAGCACCTGGCgtgcttcgtcggcggcatgttcggcctcgcgggcaaGCTCTTCGACTCCCCCGCGGACGTGGAGCGCGGGGCCAAGCTCACGTCGGGGTGCGTCTTCGCGTATCGGGCCTTCCCGACGGGCCTGATGCCGGAGCGGCTCGACACAGCGCCGTGcgcgtcgcgctcgcgctgcccGTGGAACGAGGTGCTGTGGATGCAGGAGCGCGACGCGCGGGCCgagtggcagcggcacctGCCCCTGGGCTTCACCACGGCAAAGGACCCGCGCTACATCCTGCGgcccgaggccatcgagaGCGTCTTCTACATGTGGCGCCTgacgggccgggccgggctgcAGGACGACGCCTGGGACATGTTCCGCGCGGTGGCCAACGGCACGAGGACGGAGcacgccaacgccgcggtGCTGGACGTGACGCGCAAGGCCGACCCGTTGCCGATGGAGGACTACATGGAGGTGAGCCCGCCCCCCTACCCCCCTTGTGTCATGCGCTGGACGGGGTTGTTTCTTCTTCTCTACGTTGGTGTCGACGCtgacgtggacgacgacgctgcgcagAGCTTTTGGCTGGCGGAGACGCTCAAGTACTTTTACCTGGTGTTCTCGCCGCCGGATGTCATTAGCCTGGACGACTTTGTGCTCAACACTGAGGCACACCCATTTAAGATACCCAGGTGATGTTAGGGGTGGCGACCCCTTCGCAGAAAAACCTCTAAATCTGGGTTGTTCGTGGTGTAATATGTATATTAGGTCCATCGCAAGGCGTTTTCCGGGATTCGAGCAGAAGCTGTAAGTGTAGAGGGCCAGGGTTGTAGGATACATTAGTTCTATAGATCATGCTGCCGACTTCGGGCTCAAAACATGGTGCCCTTGTTCTGCTTCTTGTCCACGCGGTAGTTTTTCCACACAGCAATGGCAGGGATGCCCAGGGTCAAGACCGCCGtggcggagatggcgccgTACTTTTGGCTGTTGCCCCAGGCGTAATTGATGGCGTCACGGATGGGGGTGCCGACGGCGTACTTTTGGTGCTCGAGGTAGCCGCCGAGGTAGAGGGCAGACCACTGGTCCTGGGCGTCGGCTGGAAGCCTTTCACGCAGGCCCTCGGGAAAGGTGCCCCGGTAGATGGCCGCGGAGACAgcgtcgccgatggcgccgccgatgctggcgaagaggccgagcagcgagagcatcatggcgacgccctcgcgaTCGCTGGCAGCCATGACGGCCATGTCGTTGCCAATGacgatggtgccgccgccaaaggcgaTGAAGATCTGGCACATGATGACGTATCCAATGTCCGCCCCCTGGCCGCGGAACTTGATCATGAGGCCGGACCCGAGCATCATGAGAGGCAGGCCGAGGCACAGGACCGTGTACTTGAAGTGCTTGGTCCAGCGGATCCAGAGGCCAAAGACGACGCCCCAGAAACAGGAGCCGACGTTGTAGATCTGCGTCATGTACCCGGCGAGcgagacgtcgaggtcgtagacgacggtgacgaagCTGTAAAAGTTGAGGTTCCACGAGTaaaaggagaagaaggagatggcggccatgaagcacgcgccgaggacggtgcgctggcgcagcagctcccaCCGGATGAAGTGGGTGCGCGCGAACCACTTCTCCCacgcgacgaagacgaagaacATGAGGAAGCCGATGACGACCATGGCGATGAAGGTCGCGCTGCCGTAGGTGGCGCGGTTGTAGCTCACCAGGCTGAAGGGGAGCAGGAAGAGGACAAACGCGGCGATGAGCAACAGCGCGCCGACAACTTTTGAACGGGGAgtaagtacagtatacatcAAGCCTTGAAGTCCCGTCGTGCTTGTTTTGTGCCAAGAGGGCGTAGGGAATCGCTTACCGTCAAACTCATGAATGTAGTGCTTGAGGGACTGCGCGGCCGTACGACCGCTGTCCTCGCGCTTGAAGATGCCCATTTTCTCCGCCTTGCGTTGGTAGAACTTGAACACAATGGCCAGGGGCAAGAAGACAAAGGGCTGGATGATGGCAAAGGAGCCGATTGCCCAGCGCCAAGTGCTGTCTGCGAGGTaggccttggcggcgagggggccgGTAAACGCCGTGCAGATAAAGGGCGTCGAGACGAAGCCAAAGGCGAACGCGCGGTTGCGCAGGCCCGacgtgtcggcgacgaagatgTCGAGGATCATGTACACGGCGTCGTAGCCGATCCAGTACAAGACGTACCCTGCGGCGTAGCCGTCGGGCCCGTTGCACGACGCGAGGaccacgatgccgaggaggtagacgccgaggaagacgaggtagccctcggcgcggccccAGACGTTGAGGGTCTTGGCAATGGGCAGCttgaggacgccgccgatgatgttGGACAGGATCGACGCCGTGGTgatggccggcgccgtcttgAAGTCGGCGTAGGCGGCAAAGGACGCGTAGCCCAGGATGCTCTGCTGGAAAGCGAGCATGAAGAAGCAGACCCAGATCCTGGCCAACGTCAGCACCACATCAATGTTCGTTTGGTTGCCTCCGCCGCATGTGTTATTGAGCCTTACCACGCATAGGTCGCGAGGACGGCCTTTCTGCTCCagacgagcgcggcggcctcggccttttGCACGCCCAGCTCGGCTCCGCGGGTGACCTGGTCCGGGTGCAGCTCGACCTCCTTTTCGTTGCGCGCCTCGAGACTCAGCGTGTCCGagtcgctcgtcgtcgcctggtcggcgaagacgccggcctcgtccttggtcCCGGGCTGGCGCTCGGGGAACCCCGcgaccgcgtcggccgcctggGCATTCTTGCGGTTGCTAATGACGTTGAGAAGACGCATTGCAAAGTCAAgtcaacaacaacatgcAGACTGGACGAGGGAAGGCCGGCAAGAAGGGTTCAagacaagggcaaggagggaGGTCGCGAGGAAGGGTTTTGTTGCGCCAGCACGCCAGCAAGCAACCTACTTCGTAACTTACAGCCTAGCATTCATTGCATTGCAACTGCGGGCGACGTGGTCGTACATATATAAGTTGGTGCAGCGTTGCATCAAATCCGAGTCGCCTGGCGCCAGGCGCCAAATGGGGATCTTTTGGAGACGGTCTGGGTCGTACAGACGAGGCCCATTGTCCTGTCCACCACCCACGGCACGAGGATGCCGGGGGGCTCTCCACTTGTGAGATGGTCCGTTGACACATCCGGGCGAATCACCGATGCCGTGAGCTGATGGGGTGCGGATCTGATAAGATTTTGTAGCATTAGGGAAGTCGCCGGGCCGGGGTGGCGTCCAGGGGACAAGGGGGTGCGGCCGATTATCGCTCTCCCAGAGTATCGGGATGGGgcccgccaacgccacgGAAGGTCTCGacgagaagagaagaggaagaaaaaTTAATAACAAAAAAAATATTGAGTCCTGTCCGCCCGTCCCGGGATGGCGACACACAGTCCGTGGTCCCATCCAAGACTTTGACTATTGCATGGCCAAAGTGCGTCTGGGAGTCTTGACGGGTCCGGCCCCGTCGGCCACGAGGCCATTGATTTGATCTGTATCCACTGACACACAAATCGAGCCCACTGCATGTAACCATGCCTGGATGGGGCCAGGCTCGTCTTTTTTTATTTGCAAAAGAAGAAGGCTTACATGTAGGTAAGCTGTcttgtacgtacgtagcatCTCCTGATGCTTGGTTGCGTCTGCCCACGCTAGGCCAAATAGTAGACCGTTGGGTCCAGTCCGGCCTTCGACCCGTTCATGGCCAACCCCGACGGGCCCTCCGAAGGAAGCGCAGCAGGAGGCAGCAGGATTCTTTCCCGCTCGTTCGTTCGCCGACTAACGATGCCTCTCTGCCACTGCTACCTTGCCCGTTTATGCGCCTCGggcccccctctctctcggAATAAAGTTTCTGTTCTCGTCGGTCAAGACCCGCAACCAGCGTCCCTTATTGCCTTCGCTCACGacagatgatgatgcccttGGGGTCGTTGCTGGGATCTTTTTACTGAATTTCAGCTCCCACCACGACCGACGAGCCGGGAAACCGGTCACTGCGCATAAAACGCGCGTGGCTAGATCTCTCGGCATCTGCCCAGAGCCAAGAACATGGGGCTTGGGTCCATTGTCGGGGGTTATTCCACGTGCCCACtctcagcggcggcgtcttgcgGGACcgggtggccgccgccgaggacatcCGAGCTGGAGAGCCAGCCCCCAATCCCATCTCGGCGCAAGGCTCGAGGCTCGGTGGGCCGAAACCCGAAAAGCCTCTGGcgggacggacgacgacgacggcacgcgCACGGAGACTTGCCAGTTGGGACGCAAGGGATCTGGAGATTATTCGCTCACGAAGTGGGCTCATGTTGGGCAAAGCCGGAGCACGACCAGACGTCGTGCTGCCAATAATTGAGCGCCCGCCTGCTGTGTCCATGTTCTTCTCTCCTGTCTGGTTGGCACATGCACACACCCTGCATCCGTCACGCAGCAGCGCACTGACTGGACCATTCCAGGGTATCGGAGCAgagatggcgatgatgtgTAGTGCAAGTGACCAACACGCCAGGGCGATGCCCAACTGCGCTCGCTCAAAATTTGCGACTACTGGTCCAAGACGCTCGAACGTGAACTGGCGTGAGTTTATGGCGGAAAAGACGCAAGGTTGTTGTTTGTTGAAGTCGGCTACTATGTGATAGGAGAGATGATGAATCCTCATCGGTGCTAACCTCTGGATCGCGGAAGACTTGATGCGTCTCTAACCATGTTGTACTATGAGATTGCGTCTCCGCGCCGTGAGTTGTCATCACGCTGGCCATGACACGGATCACAACGCACTTTATTTCGAGCGCACTGGTTTTATCACAGAGTTCCGCGACGAATGAGTTTGTTGGCAGTTGCTGAATCAGGCTCTAATCTGGTGTCAACGATGAAGATGGGATGCAGTTCTCCGCGTACAATCTCGCCCCGTACCTGTGCCGGCTCGGCTCTCTAAATAGTCTACGTTAGAGGCTCCGCGGCCTTGATCATACTAGGATGATGCCGAGGTTGAAGCACTTGAAGCCTTTGTGTGGCTTAGCTGTGGTGTGGTAACGTTGTCTCGTGCTATCATTAATCTCTGCCGTTATACTACAAAGAAAGGTCGATAATCTACAATAGGGCAGGATTTCTCACGCTTGTTTCACTTGCAACGGGAAACAAGACAAGGGACACATTGAAGATGTTCAACCACGCTAAAATGCAACGGACGGGTCAAAGAGTGCATTCATATGACGCTGATGAAGCACACCTCAGTGCAACATGAACTGACATTCCTGCCATGAGCCCCGCTAGAATATCCTCTCTTGCGGCAGAAACGCGCAGCCAAAACTGGCCGTCACGACAGAATACGTGGTGCTCGCGCATCCCGTGGGGCACGCATCACTGCACCCGTAGgtggtcgtcgaggttgggATCGGCCAGGGGCAGTCGCTGCGAAACGACAACGTCTCGATCTCGACGCACAGAGGCCGCACGCACGTCTTGCAATGGCCATGGGTAGCCATGACCGTTGGGCAAGGGTCCGTTGGGGTcgggccgtccgtccggaCGATCGAGTacgaggtggtggcgcaGCCCTGGGGACATCGGTGTCCGCAGCAGGGGAAGTAGGTCATTGATGTGGCGAGCCGCTCGGGACAGTCGTAGTGGTTCGTGACCGTCTCCGTGACGGTGCAGTCATTTACACAGCACGTCGGGCAAATGTCGCATgtggcggtgatggtcgGGCATTTCCCCTCCGCAACGACAAGCGAAGCGGCACTGCGGTGCACGACATGTACGCTTATTAGTCCTCACGGAACTCCCCCATTGTTGGAGCTGAAGCAATGATCTGCGCACGTACCTGAGAATGGATAGCACAATGTGAACGAGACGCATCCTGGGGGACAAAGTGCTGTTGGTTGTACTGAACTGACGTCTGGACAAAACAGAGAGAGTGTCTAGACACCATGATCATCCTAGGTCGCAAATGCCAAGACATCTCTCTATTATATCCCTTCCGTTGCTGAGCGAGCTTACCGTGAATCGCGATGGCAGCAATGCAGTCGTCGCATAAGACGGCTCCTTCTTTGACCGACGGGTAAGCCACCAATGGAAGCCAGGCCAATACACAGGCCTTGTCCGGGCTACAGACAGATTCCATCCCGCACATTGTGGCTTCGATGGGCGGCCGGGTACGAGGCATTGACGAATGGGGGCACACCGCGGTTCGTATTGAGCTGGTCGGCTGACCTATTGCCTATTCTAGCGATTGGCCTGCTCTGGTGTTGAGGGAGCGGACAATCAACGATGCAAACGGCACCCGCGGGGGGCAAAGGCAGTGCCGCAGCAAGCTGAGACCCGAATGCTCTCCTTATCATTTCTTTCCAACTCACTCACTCAGCGTGACAAAGAATGCCTCGAGCGTCACTTGGACAATCATGCAGACCCCCATTCTTCGTGCCCAGAAACTGTGCCGTTTTTGGCGGAGAGTCGGCACCGAGGCTCAGCTAGAAGAACATGTCTCAGCCGATGCTGGCCACATTTAGCTGACCGCTGTCCACCATCATTCGCAATCGATGCCGAGTGGTAGTCATGCACATGCCATCATAGTTGATGGGAGAGCCCCTGCGCTGCTTGCGGGACGCGTGGCATATTGTCGTGGGGGATTCAGTATGGGAGTCAATGTTAGCAGTCAGAATACATTTACGAGAGCTGGGCTTGAGTGACAACCTTGAGAATCAACCTCGGAGCCTGGACCCGTCCAAATTCTCGTCATGTGCCCGCGACGACCTCAGAATGTATGACAAAGCTGGCGACCAGCTCGTGAAATAACGATTGAATTGTTCTTCTCCCTGACATTGGCACTCAGCCTCCATGTCCAAGTTCAAAGCCCCCATGCACCGCTGTCGAGTTTCATGTAATGCCACCCTCCGCAACCTGGTCATCTGTATGAGAGTCTTCTGCGTGGGGCGCGACCTGGAAGTCCATCTTCATGCCGAGCCGTGGATGCGGACTGGTCGTCCACAAACTGGAGTCTTGGTTCGACAGCTAGAGCCCTGTCCTTGGCGATTGAGGCGCTGCCTTCTTGGCATATACCTTCCGATAGCGCACGTCTCCAGATTTCCGCTGCCTTTTCAGCGTCGCAGTCCTCCCAATCCTCCCATCTTCCACGAAGTTTGTCCATCATCTCACTGTGTTCCATTTTGACGTCGAAAAGAAGTTGTTGGAAAGCGTACCAGTGACAAGACCGCAGGTCCCCCTTGTACTCTAGCGTATACCGGAGTAGTGCGAGACACTCAAAGCTGAAGCTCGTCCCcgactcgacgtcgtcaaTAAGCCTGCTGAGTCCGAACAACCAGCCCTCACCTGCAGTGCCGGTCTCGACGAAGATAGTGATATTCGTGGGGTTAGTTAAATGGACAAAGTAAACAGCGGGCCAGGTCAACATGCTGCGGAAGGTATTGAGGGCGACGGCTGGAATGCGTGTATTGTGTAACCAAGGTTTTGAACAAGCCGATGCCAAACAGTTTCGGACACGGAGGACGTACGACGTTCAGGATTTATATACATGAAAAGTGAACGAGACCATGTGCACGCACGCGGAGTAAGGTATCGACGGGTTTTGAAATGACAAAGTATTTGTCGCCATTCGCAAGAACGCCCGCGAAACGGCCGCGTTACCGCAGCGCATGGTGGTCTCGGTAGACCTGCCGGGCGGCGAGTCTAAATCAAGTGTTTGCGTCATCCGTGATAGCAAAGCCCCGGAGCTGCTGCGAAATTACCTCATTGTGTTTGATGCCCCAGGCACGGGCAATGCAGTGTCCCCTAGGATCCCGCGCTACTGCTTTGTGAAACTCGATTGGGTTCCGTAATGCCTGGGCCCCTGCTCTGCTCTTGTCTTGTTGTCGTGCAAGAATGTATGGCCTGTCCAGAATCTATTCACTCAATGCATCTAAGTTGACCAAACCCTACTAGGTGTCTTGGGTGCTCGCAAGACGGAAGATATGTGATTAAGTCAGGTGCTGCGCGCATGACTGGGTACGGAATTTACTCAACTGGTTCTAGCACAACACGCCTCTCAAAAAAATGGTGCATGCCTCTGTTCTGAATAACGTCAGGCTCGGGCGTGCTCTCGGGTGTTATGGATGGGTTAGTCAGCCTCACAGTTGGCCAGCTCTTTCActggtctctctctcactcgGCCACCTATATagctctcttcttcctcccttcaTAGCCCATTAAGCTCTCTCTTCATCATCAGCTGTGCGCCTGTGCCTCCTTTCTCATCGGGCAACTGCGGGGCGGAGACGGTCTATATTGCCCTGATCGGCAGCTTCGGAATGTCCGCAAAAGCGCCTTTGTACGTAAAGTCGCGTCCACCAGCGCCTGTGCAACGTGGAAGATGCATACGAAGTATAAGTAGATCACCGCCTGCCACATACAGCATATGGTTGGCCGCTATAGCGCACCTGCTATGGTCGTAATACGCGCGTTCTACTATGTGCATTGCCGCTTGCGTTGCCGTTTGCGTTGGCACATGCGTTGCTGCGTGTGTTGCTACGTGTATTGTAATGGTCACTGCTGCGAGGCAGCTGCGGCCCGATCAAACGCGAATCTCACGCGAAGATAGGAACGCTTACATACCTTAGCTCACTAGCTTTTATTCTTTTGCCGCCACGGGTAGGATCCTAAGTTTCCCCGAATAGGCTTATTTCTAAAGAAAAAAGTCTGTTCACGGTTAGATGAGAGAGAGTATATCTTAACACTTCCATAAGTATATCTTGACACTTACACAGTTATATCTTAATACTGACATAACTTCGCTTCTCCTGCATCCTTTGGTAGCTTAACTGCTGCGCGTTCGAGAAGAGCCAAGTGATAGCCTCGAAATCTGGCTCGACCGCTGCACACGCGTCGAGGTTGCCGATCGGGGCGTATGCTTTCGTTGACGTAAAGTCGAGCCTGAGTAATAACTGGAGcgcacggccgtggcgccgcgtAGTTCCTACCTTGGCACCGCCATGGAGCGGACAATGGTGGAGGATGAGTGACACAGCCTTCAATGTTGTCTGCTTGTTCCAACCGACAAACCGGCCCACTCCCACCGCACGCTTATCTGGCTCTGCTTGTTGGAATTGGTACATCAGTATTGACTCATTGGTCCCACTCACTCCCGCCGCTCATTCAATCTTGAAGCCTGAAACGGTGCACATGCTCGTCCATGTCccccgtgacgacgacgatagaATGCATGACAAAGTTGGCGGCCAGCTTGTAAAATAGTGCGATTGGATTGTTCTTCTCCCTGAGCTTCCATTTAGCCTCCCTGTCTGGTCCAAATTCAAAGCCCCAATGCACCGCTGTCGACCCTCATTCAATTGCCCCCTCCGCCACTGGTCCTCTGTATGTGATCCTTCTGCGTTGGCCGCGACATGGAAATTTCGAAAGTCCATCTTCACATTGAGGTGTAAATCAATGTGGGCTGGCCGTGGGAATGGCCGTGGGAAAAGCAAAGTCCCATGGCCTGGAGACTTGACGACTGTCCTTGGCCCTTGACACGCTGCCTGCTTGAGCCATTCCTTCCCCCACCGCAAGCTCCCAGATCTGGTCTGCTATGGCAACGGATGTTTCGGGGTTGCCCACACGCCTGTATTTATAGAAAACGCCCTCAATAAGTGCTCTGAAAGCCTGGATGTAGGGAAACCACAGGACGCCCTTGTACTCTAGGCTATGAAAGCCGGGCATCAACGAGATGTCGTCCCAACATTCCTCTCGCACACGGCCATCTTCTCCCAAGTAGAAAAGCGTGCCGTCAGCTGCAATCCCGTTCTCGAGGAAGAACTGGACCATTGGACAGCCATGGCGATCCAACGAACGGCAAACGTGAACCGGTAGCCAATCATGCATGATGCGGACGGTGACTGAGATGCGCGTATGAGGAAGTATTTGCAGAAGCCGACGTTGGATTCTGATAGGGAGAACGTCCGGCGTTCAGCATTTATAGCCACGAGGAGTACGGCATCGATGGGCTGTGGAATGACACAGAACTTGTCGTCATTCGCAGATACGCTCGCGTAACAACTTGTGACGATGAATGCAGGCAGCACTCTCAGCCGCGTTGCCGCGGCGCATGACGGTCTTGGTCGACATGTCCGGGCCGCGAGTCTGAACAAGGTATATGTATCATTCGTGATGTCAAACCCACGTGAGCTATTGCGAAATTGCCTCATTGTGTTTGACGCTCTAGGCACGGGCAATGTAGCGCCCCAGGATCCCGCGTCACTGCTTTGTACACAGGATTGGGTTCCGTAATGCCTGGGCCCTGCTTTTATCTTGGTGCCGTGCAGGATTGTCTGGCCTGTCCAGGATTCGTCTCCTCAACGCATCTAGTCGACCACGTCCCATTAGGTAACTTGGATCAGCTGATGCTCGAAAGACGGATGGTATGCGGTTGAGTCGGGTGCTGCGTGCATGCCGTGGGCGCACGGAGTCTACTAGTTCTAGTTCAACATGACTCTCAAGGGAATGATACGCAGCCGGGGTTCTGGATAACGTCTACAGCGGACGTGCCCGAGGAGGCTCGGTCGCGGGCGGGGCGGAAACGGTCTACGCTTTCGTCAACATAATGCCAAGTCTGCGTAGCCGGGAACACACAGCCATCAATTGGGCGCCGAcgcgtacgaagtagctTGTAActagctggctggcgcagccatggcatggAGCGGACGACAATGATTGTCTGTTCCCGCGaagctcccgctcccgccccACGCTTGTCTGTCTGGTCTGGCTCTGCTCCTTGGAGTTCGTGCAATTGACGAGGGTCCGATTTCGCCCCACTCACTCCCAGCGTTCAAATTCACTTCTCACAGTTGAGGCCAAAAGTCGAGCTCCGGCTCAGCTCCCGGTGCGGGGAGGGTACGGTTGGCCGAAGCGAGCGGTCAACTGACCATGGTACAAGGTATGCCGATGCTGGAAACTTTCATCAACTCGACTTGGTGCTTTCAGCAGGACATGGCATGGAATTTTTGACGCCGTgttccgccgcgccggcattCACGCCGAAACACGTGGACGCGCAAAAATGCCGGACCGAAAATTTTTGCCCCTCCACGTATCGATAAGTGGTGGAAGGAGGGGCAGCTCAAAAGTGAATTTCCTCTGACGCgagccatccatcatctccCGCGACTGTTGGGACGCCCTTCCGCGACAAGCCTTTTCGCAAAGGGTTTGCCGTCACCCCCCCCCGTACCCGGCCATTTCACCACGCTCGCCATGCCTCACGAGACCTTGGTCGGTAGCTCCTGCTATACGGCGTCTACCGCCCAGGAGCTCAAGGCTCGCGCCAACaagaccagccagcccgccatcaAGCAAATCCGCGGTCAGTGGGTCTACTatgtcgacctcgtcaactCCAGCAAGACCGTCCTCGATCAGGTCAAGGGACTGCTCCAGGATGTCGACTCGGAGCCGCTCCTCGCTTCGCAGAGTGGCGGCAATTCGGCCACCATATACGTCACTCCGCGTTACCTGTCGCCTTGGAGCTCGCAGGCCACCAGTATTGCTCACGTGTGCGGCCTCAAGGACCATGTGCGACGCATCGAAAAGGGACGACTCATTGTCGTCGACTTTGAGACGCCCTTTGAGCCTGGCCAAGAGTCCTCCATCAGGGACGTCCTTCACGACCGCATGACCGAAATTTTCGACCTGGAGAAGCCGTCGTTGAATGCCATGTTCCAAGACgatgcgcccgcccccctcgtcgttgtcgacaTATTCGCCGATGGTAAAGACCCTCTCAGCATCCTCAAGCAGTACAACCAGGAAAAGGGCCTCAGCCTTGACGAATCCGAAATGCAATatctcgtcgacgtcttcaCAAAGCTGGGCCGCCCCCCTCACGATGTCGAGCTCTTCATGTTTGCCCAGGTCAACTCTGAGTACGTCG
Above is a genomic segment from Purpureocillium takamizusanense chromosome 2, complete sequence containing:
- a CDS encoding Mannosyl-oligosaccharide 1,2-alpha-mannosidase (COG:G~TransMembrane:1 (i12-32o)~CAZy:GH47~EggNog:ENOG503NXK1), which translates into the protein MHLGCGRASRREIVVALLVIAGLWHFSDVIWFEPTEFERLERWMNHDALRSDVYTTYTQSSFDWSSVRHSNRPKVLTALPKPLSDDAMPTVQHCFENETPDEARVRIARLTEVRRLFQANWASYRRFAWGKDALMPVSGGAIDQFSGWAATLVDSLDTLWIMGLREEFDEAVAEVARIDFGRSTSPRVNMFETTIRYLGGLMAAYDLSGRGVLLRKAVELGDLIYAGFNTENGMPVDFIDFEAAKRGDVLQVEERVVSASPGTLSLELAHLSQLTGDAKYYDAASRVMDVFYRAQNSTELPGAWPIWVSMKHQDLTTGGAFTLGGSQDSLYEYLPKMHQLLRGGDGKYETMAKTFLETADKYFLFRPMLPGGEDILLPGNVNVLDGGAELDPETEHLACFVGGMFGLAGKLFDSPADVERGAKLTSGCVFAYRAFPTGLMPERLDTAPCASRSRCPWNEVLWMQERDARAEWQRHLPLGFTTAKDPRYILRPEAIESVFYMWRLTGRAGLQDDAWDMFRAVANGTRTEHANAAVLDVTRKADPLPMEDYMESFWLAETLKYFYLVFSPPDVISLDDFVLNTEAHPFKIPR
- the SIT2 gene encoding Siderochrome iron transporter 2 (EggNog:ENOG503NW0J~COG:U~TransMembrane:14 (i93-117o123-144i156-173o185-203i212-232o244-264i299-318o324-348i368-386o406-427i434-455o461-482i494-521o575-594i)), whose translation is MRLLNVISNRKNAQAADAVAGFPERQPGTKDEAGVFADQATTSDSDTLSLEARNEKEVELHPDQVTRGAELGVQKAEAAALVWSRKAVLATYAWIWVCFFMLAFQQSILGYASFAAYADFKTAPAITTASILSNIIGGVLKLPIAKTLNVWGRAEGYLVFLGVYLLGIVVLASCNGPDGYAAGYVLYWIGYDAVYMILDIFVADTSGLRNRAFAFGFVSTPFICTAFTGPLAAKAYLADSTWRWAIGSFAIIQPFVFLPLAIVFKFYQRKAEKMGIFKREDSGRTAAQSLKHYIHEFDVVGALLLIAAFVLFLLPFSLVSYNRATYGSATFIAMVVIGFLMFFVFVAWEKWFARTHFIRWELLRQRTVLGACFMAAISFFSFYSWNLNFYSFVTVVYDLDVSLAGYMTQIYNVGSCFWGVVFGLWIRWTKHFKYTVLCLGLPLMMLGSGLMIKFRGQGADIGYVIMCQIFIAFGGGTIVIGNDMAVMAASDREGVAMMLSLLGLFASIGGAIGDAVSAAIYRGTFPEGLRERLPADAQDQWSALYLGGYLEHQKYAVGTPIRDAINYAWGNSQKYGAISATAVLTLGIPAIAVWKNYRVDKKQNKGTMF